A window of Cyprinus carpio isolate SPL01 chromosome A6, ASM1834038v1, whole genome shotgun sequence genomic DNA:
TGGCAGCTTTAATAAACTGccttcacactaatgcacagatctatttcgacatatcagatgttttgtcctgttctgaaaacataactgactggGTTTACATCAATTTTGGAGAGcttcaggacaaacaaacaaaaagtgaatGTGAAAGTCTGTCAGTACGTGAGTTTTGTGCATCTAATACATACTCCattcaaaactaaaaatatatattttaaaatgtaatttattcctgtgatgcgcagctgaattttcagcatcattactccagtcttcagcgtcacatgatccttcagaaatcattctaatatgctgatttactgcttaaataacatttcttattattatcaatgtttaaaattgtttcaatagtttttgtggaaactgggatacatattttcaggtttttttgatgaagaaaataatttaaatacaaaattagaattttgtatttaaaaacattttcaaaggtCACTAAAGGTCAACAAATATGATTTATCCCATGATGCTTACAGTATAAACATGGCGTACAGCATCGCTGGTCTTGGGATACAACGCTGGGCTCACTTGCATGTGGGTTTTGATCACGTCTGCTGGCTGAGTGGCTAGAGAGGCCAAAACACCAGCCACCACACCACAGCCAAAATTAACCAGTGGAAGAAAGGAGGATGAGCTGAtctctgagtgagtgagagagagcagACATTATTAAACAATGCCATAATCTCAGATTACATCACAATCATGACTGATCAGGAGCTCACCCTGTGGCAAAGCCTTTTTGGCCTGGCTGTAGAACATGACATAGATGCCAGAGAACGGGGCGTCTCTGAGTAAAGTCGCTGTGAGGCCGGAGTAAAGTGCCCTCGGTCCTTCGTTCTGACACACACTTTTAAGAGCACCAGCTACACTTATGTAATTGTACCGCCCactctgaaataaaacattcaacaatgaacaaacacacagatacagcAGAAGACATGCATTTTCAATGTGCATAGAGTGTCAGAGCTGAGTAATAATACTCACTTCAAAACGAGTCTTAATGACTGTGATGGGCAGCATGGCCACACCTGCCACACAACGAGCCCCCGCCCCAAGCAACACCGCCTCCCCAGCATTCGGAGACCTATCCTGGAAGAAGTGCTGC
This region includes:
- the LOC109062377 gene encoding mitochondrial glycine transporter B isoform X1 — translated: MQEKKDPQPKSASSLGKAHPALKAFMCGSLSGTCSTLLFQPLDLVKTRLQTLQNNMHPGAPKVGMITVFFNVIRTEKLLGLWKGVSPSFMRCIPGVGIYFSTFYSLKQHFFQDRSPNAGEAVLLGAGARCVAGVAMLPITVIKTRFESGRYNYISVAGALKSVCQNEGPRALYSGLTATLLRDAPFSGIYVMFYSQAKKALPQEISSSSFLPLVNFGCGVVAGVLASLATQPADVIKTHMQVSPALYPKTSDAVRHVYTKHGLSGFFRGAVPRSLRRTLMAAMAWTVYEQLMARMGLKS
- the LOC109062377 gene encoding mitochondrial glycine transporter B isoform X2; this translates as MEVALAHPALKAFMCGSLSGTCSTLLFQPLDLVKTRLQTLQNNMHPGAPKVGMITVFFNVIRTEKLLGLWKGVSPSFMRCIPGVGIYFSTFYSLKQHFFQDRSPNAGEAVLLGAGARCVAGVAMLPITVIKTRFESGRYNYISVAGALKSVCQNEGPRALYSGLTATLLRDAPFSGIYVMFYSQAKKALPQEISSSSFLPLVNFGCGVVAGVLASLATQPADVIKTHMQVSPALYPKTSDAVRHVYTKHGLSGFFRGAVPRSLRRTLMAAMAWTVYEQLMARMGLKS